ACCGACGGCGGTCAATAACGTTGAAACCCTGGCCAATATCCCGGCTATAATCAGACGCGGCGCCGACTGGTTCCGTAAAATAGGCAACGAAAAATGTCCGGGCACCAAGGTCTTCACCATCCTCGGCCATGTGGAATACCCGGGGTTGATCGAAGTGGAGATGGGCACGCCGTTGCGCGAAATTATTTTTTCCTTCGGCGGCGGCATGAAAGGCGGCAAAATATTCAAAGCCGCCCTGCTCGGCGGCGCGGCCGGCGTCTTTCTTTCGGAGGGTTTGCTCGATGTGAAAATGGATTTTGAAAACCTGAAGGAAAGCAAGGCCGTGCTGGGTTCAGGCGCCGTGCTGGTGATGAACGAAGGCACGTCGATAGTCGACATGCTGTTTTCGATCGTGAAATTTTTCGCCCATGAATCGTGCGGCCAGTGCGCGCCCTGCCGCATCGGCACGCAGCAGATTCTGCAGATTGTCTATCGCATCCGCCAGGGCTCCGGCAAGGTCGGCGACCTGGAAACCCTGCTCAACCTGGCCGAAGTCATGGTCCAGTCGTCGCTCTGCCCGCTGGGCCAGTCGCTGATCATGCCGATCAAGAGCGCCCTGGGCAATTTCCATGCGGAATTTGCCGCTAATCTTAGTAACTTAAAGCAAATTAACTTGGTAAAATAACAAGATGATTTGCTTTCTAAATTACTTATCCCCCCTTGCGGGGACTTCGCTGCGCAGCAAGGTTAAATAAAACAAAAGGTGAAACCAATGAATGAAACAATCACACTGAACATTGACGGAAAGGAAATCAAGGCCGAGAAGGGAGCCAACCTGCTCAAGGTGGCCCGGGACAACGGCTTTGACATACCCGGCCTGTGTTTTTACGAAAAAGTCACCTGCACCGGCGACTGCCGTCTGTGCATGGTCAAAATAGAAGGCCGGCCCGGCATGGTCCCGGCCTGTTTGGTCAAAGTTGAAGAAGGCCTGAAGGTCACGGCTTTCGATCAGCAGCTGGAGGACACACGGAAGATGCTGGCCGATGTGCTCCTTTCCGAGCACAACGACGACTGTATCACCTGCGAGCGCGACGGCGACTGCATGATGCAGGACCTGGCCTTCCGCTACGGGCTGGACACGCCCAAGCGCACCTTCGCCCCGCTCTGGAAGGAAATCCCCCAGGCCCCGGACAGTTCGGCCCCGGTCCTGTTATATGATTCTTCCAAGTGCATCAAGTGCGAACGCTGCGTCAAGGCCTGTTTTGAGATTCAGGGCAAAGGCGTGCTGAGCATGGCCCAGCGCGGCATCCACAGCCACGTCGTGGCCGGGACTGGTGAGTGGTCGGGATCTGAGTGCGACGGCTGCGGCGAATGCGTCCAGGCCTGTCCGGTCGGCGCTTTGATTGAAAAACCGGTTTACGGCCGGAAACTGAAGAAAAAGGATGTCCAGAAAAAAGTGGTCACCACCTGCCCGTACTGCGGCGTCGGCTGCCAGCTCGAACTCTGGATCATCAACAACCAGATTGTCAAGGTCAAGGGGGCGGACAGCGTACCCAATTTCGGCGCCGCTTGCGTCAAGGGCCGTTTCGGCCTCGATTTCGTCCAGCGCCCCGACCGCCTGACCAAGCCGTTGGTGCGCAAGGACGGCAAGCTGGTGGAAAGCACCTGGGACGAAGCTCTGGACCTGGTGGCCGGCAAACTCGGCGCCATTAAAAAGGAACACGGTCCCGCCGCCCTGGCCGGGTTGTCTTCGG
This genomic stretch from Candidatus Aminicenantes bacterium harbors:
- a CDS encoding SLBB domain-containing protein codes for the protein PTAVNNVETLANIPAIIRRGADWFRKIGNEKCPGTKVFTILGHVEYPGLIEVEMGTPLREIIFSFGGGMKGGKIFKAALLGGAAGVFLSEGLLDVKMDFENLKESKAVLGSGAVLVMNEGTSIVDMLFSIVKFFAHESCGQCAPCRIGTQQILQIVYRIRQGSGKVGDLETLLNLAEVMVQSSLCPLGQSLIMPIKSALGNFHAEFAANLSNLKQINLVK
- a CDS encoding molybdopterin-dependent oxidoreductase, whose amino-acid sequence is MNETITLNIDGKEIKAEKGANLLKVARDNGFDIPGLCFYEKVTCTGDCRLCMVKIEGRPGMVPACLVKVEEGLKVTAFDQQLEDTRKMLADVLLSEHNDDCITCERDGDCMMQDLAFRYGLDTPKRTFAPLWKEIPQAPDSSAPVLLYDSSKCIKCERCVKACFEIQGKGVLSMAQRGIHSHVVAGTGEWSGSECDGCGECVQACPVGALIEKPVYGRKLKKKDVQKKVVTTCPYCGVGCQLELWIINNQIVKVKGADSVPNFGAACVKGRFGLDFVQRPDRLTKPLVRKDGKLVESTWDEALDLVAGKLGAIKKEHGPAALAGLSSAKCTNEENFVFQKFVRTAFGSNNVDHCARLCHASTVAGLARSFGSGAMTNSIEELEHAEVILVTGSNTTET